The following proteins are encoded in a genomic region of Ornithodoros turicata isolate Travis chromosome 6, ASM3712646v1, whole genome shotgun sequence:
- the LOC135398631 gene encoding uncharacterized protein LOC135398631, which produces MADGNGESSPGQHLNPVMMSSLLPPPKALDTTAADTWQEWKKWIMEFDLFAMATHLAQQTDNVQAATFLICIGEEGRRIYNTFAFDCEDDKKKLKVLKEKFQSYLKPAENLTYHEYVFGKRDQKPNERFDDWLTDLKAMIRNCEYGDLENRMLKSRIVLGTNDKQLQQKLITENPTYEKVLERCRIKERSQEQFKEISSDERKSEACAAVNLLQRKTPHCPRCGYLEHRTNYCPAAGKICSKCGTLNHFAKVCRNPPEEHRTKHIMRGHTRKPAATRKTHERERVRQLQSSPHTEDDSDEDYFLNHLSIGGVRKHDRWSIRLRIEQDDVHCKLDTGANCSVIPSRLVKLLTPKKVKNCSTTLSTFFGHRKKAVGKVALQVQNAGRCITEDFYVVQEDVPTTLSGSLCERLGLLKRIETISETDTNPQVQYPVAKPYDDIFHGLGKVKDVVYSMKLKPGVQGVVRPARKVPVAMRQKVYEELKKMEQDGVISKVEGPTEWSSYMVVVVKPNKVRICIDPVDLNKALLREHYPMMTLEDVVEKVGHPKWFSTLDAASG; this is translated from the coding sequence ATGGCCGATGGAAACGGCGAGTCCAGCCCCGGACAACACCTCAATCCCGTCATGATGTCAAGTTTACTACCGCCTCCCAAAGCCCTGGACACAACTGCGGCCGACACCTGGCAAGAATGGAAAAAGTGGATCATGGAATTCGACTTATTTGCGATGGCGACACACCTCGCGCAGCAGACTGACAACGTGCAGGCAGCCACCTTTCTGATTTGCATCGGAGAAGAAGGTAGGAGAATTTACAACACGTTCGCGTTCGACTGCGAAGACGATAAAAAGAAGCTGAAAGTGCTCAAGGAAAAGTTTCAATCCTACCTGAAGCCCGCTGAAAATCTTACCTACCATGAGTATGTCTTCGGTAAACGAGACCAGAAACCGAATGAGCGTTTCGATGACTGGCTCACGGATTTGAAAGCAATGATACGCAACTGCGAATATGGAGATCTCGAAAACCGGATGCTTAAGAGCAGAATTGTACTGGGGACGAACGATAAACAATTGCAACAGAAGTTGATAACTGAAAACCCGACCTACGAGAAAGTTCTCGAAAGGTGCCGCATAAAAGAGCGGTCACAAGAACAGTTTAAAGAGATTTCGAGCGACGAAAGAAAGTCCGAGGCATGTGCAGCTGTAAACCTCCTGCAACGGAAGACCCCGCACTGCCCCAGATGTGGATACCTGGAGCACCGTACTAATTATTGCCCTGCAGCAGGCAAGATCTGCAGCAAGTGTGGGACCTTAAACCACTTCGCCAAAGTTTGTCGCAACCCACCTGAAGAGCACAGAACGAAGCACATAATGAGGGGTCACACAAGGAAACCGGCAGCTACTCGCAAGACCCATGAAAGGGAGAGGGTGAGGCAACTACAAAGTAGTCCGCACACCGAAGATGACAGCGACGAGGATTATTTCTTGAATCATTTGTCAATCGGGGGCGTAAGGAAGCATGATCGCTGGTCAATTAGATTGCGAATTGAACAAGACGACGTGCACTGCAAATTGGATACTGGAGCCAACTGTTCAGTTATTCCATCAAGACTGGTGAAGTTGCTTACTCCAAAGAAGGTTAAGAACTGCTCAACAACGCTCAGTACGTTCTTCGGACACCGAAAGAAAGCTGTAGGGAAAGTGGCTCTACAGGTGCAGAATGCTGGTCGTTGTATTACTGAAGACTTCTACGTGGTACAGGAAGACGTGCCCACTACACTCagtggatcgttgtgtgaacGACTCGGACTGCTAAAACGAATTGAAACGATATCAGAGACAGATACCAATCCTCAAGTGCAATATCCAGTAGCAAAACCGTACGACGATATTTTCCACGGATTGGGAAAAGTAAAAGACGTCGTGTACAGCATGAAATTAAAGCCTGGAGTGCAAGGCGTCGTTCGGCCAGCCAGGAAGGTTCCAGTCGCTATGAGACAGAAAGTATACGAAGAATTGAAGAAGATGGAGCAGGATGGTGTTATCTCAAAGGTTGAGGGACCAACAGAATGGTCAAGctacatggtggtggtggttaaaCCAAACAAAGTCAGGATATGCATTGATCCAGTCGACCTCAACAAGGCCTTATTGCGAGAACACTATCCTATGATGACGTTAGAAGATGTAGTGGAAAAAGTTGGTCATCCGAAGTGGTTTTCGACACTTGATGCTGCTTCTGGGTAG